A genomic window from Vigna radiata var. radiata cultivar VC1973A chromosome 2, Vradiata_ver6, whole genome shotgun sequence includes:
- the LOC106756143 gene encoding arogenate dehydrogenase 1, chloroplastic-like, whose product MSSSSSQSLRIGIVGFGTFGQFLAKTMIKQGHSLSATSRSDYSDLCLQMGIHFYRDVSAFLAADIDVIVLCTSILSLSEVVGSMPLASLKRPSLFVDVLSVKEHPRELLLRELPVNSDILCTHPMFGPVSGKNGWKGLTFMYDKVRIRNEAICSGFIQIFASEGCKMVQMTCEEHDKAAAKSQFITHTIGRTLAEMDIKSTPIDTKGFQELVKLKETMIGNSFDLFSGLYVYNRFARQELENLEHALQKVKETLLERMNEEKGQEKN is encoded by the exons ATGTCATCATCGTCTTCCCAGAGCCTCAGAATTGGCATAGTTGGATTCGGCACCTTTGGCCAATTTCTGGCCAAGACAATGATAAAACAAGGCCACTCTCTCTCTGCAACTTCTCGATCCGATTACTCCGACCTCTGTCTCCAAATGGGCATTCACTTTTACAG gGATGTGAGCGCGTTCCTTGCTGCTGACATAGATGTCATAGTGTTGTGCACATCGATATTATCGCTATCCGAGGTTGTGGGGTCAATGCCACTCGCTTCCCTGAAGCGCCCATCACTCTTTGTTGATGTTCTTTCAGTCAAAGAGCACCCAAGAGAACTTCTGCTACGAGAGTTGCCAGTGAACTCCGACATTCTCTGCACTCACCCTATGTTTGGCCCTGTCAGTGGCAAGAATGGATGGAAAGGTCTCACTTTCATGTATGACAAAGTTCGGATAAGAAATGAAGCTATCTGCTCTGGTTTCATCCAAATTTTTGCCAGTGAG ggtTGCAAGATGGTACAAATGACTTGTGAGGAACATGACAAAGCAGCTGCGAAGAGCCAATTTATCACACACACAATTGGCAG AACATTGGCAGAAATGGATATTAAATCCACACCTATTGACACCAAGGGCTTTCAGGAACTTGTTAAATTG AAGGAGACGATGATAGGAAATAGTTTTGATCTGTTCAGTGGATTATACGTGTATAACAGATTCGCCAGACAGGAG CTGGAAAACCTTGAACATGCCTTGCAAAAAGTCAAAGAAACGCTGCTTGAAAGGATGAACGAGGAGAAGGGTCAAGAAAAGAACTGA